The following DNA comes from Athene noctua chromosome 1, bAthNoc1.hap1.1, whole genome shotgun sequence.
CCCCCAGGATCTGtttgctgggggtgcaggggtgggaAGCCTCGTCCCTGCTCCTGGGAGGGGTACCCCAGCACCCCAGCAGGACCCCTGGCGCGGGGaggagcccagccctgccctgctgtaGGGTCTAACCCCAGAGCTCTGCTCGGCTCCTTCCTGCCCCAACACCCCGCTTGCAGGAGGAGACCTACTTGTTCAAATAATTCAGTCATTTCTTCCCGAAATCTATGAACAATCATGTCTACGAATAGCTGTCATGAAACCTATGAAAAATCATGTAAGAATCTGTTTTATTGGGACCCTGAGCACCCGACCAAGACACTGCACTGTGCCtgcccagacccctgcagggagGAGAACACTTTGGGATTTGCTACGGATCCTCTTCTCACGTTCTCAGTGTCTGCCCTGACGCCAGAAGCAAAGTGCCTCTCCCCTCGAGTACTGTGTGTGAGAAGGGGCATTTGTTTAATACCCGCGAGTGGCtcaggggcagagcgggaggtcTGCAAGTGTGGGTGAAGCGGGGGTAGGACACAGGGCGAACAGGCTGTCAGAGTCCCTGGGATCTACAGCTGTGCCCTCTTTTTCCCTCGTAAAAAGTAAGCCCGTCCTTCCAGCCAAGCTTTTACCGTGTCGTGCTCCGTTCAGGCAGGGCAGACGGTGCTTCCCACGCCAAGAACAAACTCTGCGCCCGAGTCCTGCCCTGCAGTTAAACACCCAAAACACTGCGGGCCCAGAGCCACATTGATACATCCCGAATATTATTGGTAGTCACCACCGTTAGCAGGGTTGGGACCCCCATAACTGCAGAATGGGCGGCACAGGGTGAAGAAGAAATGCATAAACAAAGTCTGGGCAGGTCTTGATAGCAAAATGTTTATCTAAAACCTACCCCCACCCAGCTGGCTGCTTGGCCAGCATGACTCAGCTGATTTCTTACAGGCTTTACGCCAGGAATGAGCCAGGGTAGATTAAAGTTTTCACTTTATTTATCCTCTCTAAAAAATATGAATCCTCCAAGTTCCCCTTGCCTGCAAGAATACACGCAGGTTTCACAGTAAAATATTGGCTGGTTCCTCACAGCAAACCTCCCAGTGCGTGACCACcgagggagcagggctgtgcctaCCCAATGCTAAGTATGATTTTCAGGGGCAAATCCTACAcaatccccccaaaaaacccacacagaatgAAGAAGGGAAGTGGCATTTTCTGGGAGCCAAACACTCGCCCTGCTCAAACTTACACCCCGATCCACCCGCCAGTGCCCCAGGTCCCcgtcccccccaacccctccgTCCTCTCAGGGACACACAGCACAGAGGAGACTTCACAAGATGAGCTTTATTTGGGTGTTACAAGCTGTCAGCTCCAGCGCAGCGTGTCAGCCAGGGCGCGACACGCAGCCGGAGGATGCTGCCGCGGTTTTCCTGTTGACGCTTTAGTGGTACTTGCGCGCCAGAGCGTGGGCCACCACACGGACCAGCTTTTGCCAGGCGGCCTGGCATTCGGGAGTGAAATCCTTGGCAAAGTGGGCAGCCAGGACGATGATCAGGATGTCACCCAGGAGCTGGGGGGACGAGAGGACACATGGGTTAGCAGTGCCCAGGAGCCCACAGAACCCCACGCGACCGCTCGCATTAGACCCAGGGAAACCCCCCGGCATTTTGTCAGCTCGGAAATGTCCCTGGAGCCCTTTTTCAGATGTACCTGAGACCTGTTCTCTGCCCTTGCTCTAAAGATTCAGGATCTGCTACTGCTAGGGGAAGAGAGACCAAGCACTATCCAGAAATTCTGttgattaaatttttctttctcccttctggCTTTGTCTGGGGGTTCCTCCCGAGCAGAAGACAGAGCCGAGCGCGGCAGGAGCCGGCACTGAGCCCTGCAACATGCCCTGGCCGGGGCACGAGCTCGTGCTGACACGGGAGGATCTCTGCTAGCAGCCAGGGCAGATGTCGAGATTTCTTCCCCTCTCAGCTGCAGGGACGGGGGAGCCAAAATTTTTCTCTCCCTCGAGGTCCCGTTCCTCTTTTGTTTTGGGCATCCAGCTGCCACCTCTTGCTCTTCACTCACCTTTCTCCTCCGTGCCAAGCTTCCCTCTTGCTCCTTCACTTTCCCCTTGGCTCAAACCTCTTCCTGCTCAACAACTGCTTTTGCTTTACTCTCCCCCTCCCTTTCAGCACTGAAACCTCCTCCTCACCGCCTTCCCGTCTCCCGTGCATCCTCGCTTGCACCCGTCAGACGGCCTCCCCATAaccaccccccagccccttcgGTGCTTCCTCACCCAGGGTGGTCCCTTCCCTGCCTGTTCctctcccacatctccccctcgCCCCAACCACCAGCCCCTCTTCATCCTGCACCGGCGTGTCTGGGGTAAATCCCTCATGTGCTGGGGCTTGGGACTGGGGGAGAAGGTGCCTGCAGGGACACGGTGGGGGAACACGGCTCACCCTGAAGTTCTCGGGGTCCACGTGCAGCTTGTCACAGTGCAGCTCGGACAGCTGGGCGAAGGTGTTCTTGATGTTGTCCAGGTTCTTGACGGCATCCCCGAAGGAGGTGAGCACTTTCTTGCCGTGGGCGCGGACCATGGGGTTGCCGATGATGGCGGTGGGGCTGGAGAGGTTCCCGAAGGAAGCGAAGAACCTCTGGGTCCAGGGGTAGACGATCAGCAGCCTGGGGAGAGGCGGAGGGACAcaagcagacacacagacacgtTAACGCTTCCAAACACAATCGCCACAGTTTCTCTACCCCGGGGTCAGCCCAGCAGATGCCCCGGAGCGGGACCTACCTGGCCAGGGCCTCGGCACCGCACTCGGCCACGTTGACTTTGCCCCAGAGGCCGGTGATGAGCTGCTTCTCCTCGGCTGACCAGTGCACCATGGTGGCGGGTGGAGGGTGGCGTGTGGCTGCCGGCGGGTACGGAGGAAGTCTCGGCTCTTGCTCCCAAGGGGATCGCACACTGGCGAGTGGCTCTCCCCATCCCCATTTTTATACACTACGCTGGGCCCCTCCTCTTCCCTGTGCACCCCTCCATTGGCTGGgtcccccgggggggccccccacAGCCCTGGCACCCCAAGGGAGGGGACGCAGCATCAGGGTGGGGCCCCTGGGCAAGATGCCCAGATCCACCGCTGGGACGGGCTGGCGAGCCGCCCTCCCCCTGGCCTTTGATTTCCAGCTCTGCACCTCCCTGATGAAGGATGGCATTTATCTCCACTCTAAGTCTGAGCACGGCGCCGTGCGAGGCCCGCGTGGGCCCTCGAGGCAGGTGCCTGCGAGGCTTGGTGCCTCTTGGATGGCGCAAAACCCGGCGGGCTGCATGGAGGCGAGGCAGAAGAGTCAGAGTGGGGCTGTTGGGTCACCCCTCTGAAGGCACCAGCCATGTCCAGGCAGTTTCTCTTTGCCATCCTCTTGTCAGACCTGCCCGGCTTTGGGTTCTCCCTGTTCTTTCCCATCAACTCTTCAACAGTTTGCTGATTTTAGGGTAACACTAAGAAAACCATGGGAGCGAGAGCTCCTGTCTCAAAGACAGTGTTAGTGAGGGTCAAgcaaggctggaagggaaatgaTGTAACACAGGGCACAGCAATTGTCTGCAGGGTGTCAGCTCGCCAGGGCCCCAGCGGAGGTGGGCAGACTGGGTGTACTGGAGTCCCTGTGGATGCGGGGCAGTGTCATGTCCCTCTCAGAGGAGGGAGACAGggatttttctcagtttttctcagTCCgtgtttctcgcaggcctgtttTTTGTCTCTCACAGGCCAGACACAGTGTGGGAGAGGCAGTCGTGTTTCCTGGGGCTGCACGTCTGCTCCTGCCCCCAGCGGAGCGGGCTGGAGGCACTGGGGTGGGATGCAGGAGCTTGTGGGGCCAGGCTGCTCCGGAGGGGTCTGGATGGCCGTGGAGCACCGTGTCTGCACTGGCCATGGGCCACGGGCTGCCACCCTTCCCCATGGCTGCCCCAGTTCTCCTCTGCCTGCTGACTTGGCCGAAGGAGCCTGGGGGTGACACCGCTCCCCAGTTCTCCATGGCGGGGCTTGCGGTGGATGTGCTCCAGAGCCGCCCgctctgccttctccctggtAAGGGGACTGGCCTCCCAGAACCCCCAGACGTGTCCCTGAGCTGCTCTCGGTGCTGCGGGGGTGCTGCGAGCCTGAAAGGAGGACAGGAGGCTGGTGAGGGCCACGGGCCTCTGCGTGGCGTGGAGGCTGTGCAGGGAATTTTCTTTTACTTGTGGAAATTTAGATGTAGGGGCCAGTGAAAGCAGATGCTCTGTCCTTCCTGTACATGAAATTACCATTCTTAGCACGTTTTTTACCATAATAGATAATTGTGTCTATTACATTCTGACTTTAATAACCTGAGAATTATAATAATTTAGataagaaaaaccaaaaaaaagcatttttccttccagaaggaAGTTACAAACGAGGAGCTAATCTCACTGCCACTCCTCCCACTCCACGGTTTTACAAAGTTTTGTTCCACTTGATCTCTAAAAGACTTAAAACATTAAACCCAGCAATGTTACCTGGTGTCTCAAAAAAGCACCAGagtatttctgtttgtatttcatAGTGTGTTTCTTTCGGTTTTGTCTTGAATGTTCCCTGGATTCTCCCGCTGAGACAAGTGTCCCTTGTGTGGATTCATAGACAAGAGCGTGGCTCTTGTCACCCCGCATGTGTGAGCATCCCCCTCCCGTTCCCCAGCACCCCGTTCCCACAGAGAGGCAGACACCTCTTCACGGCTGAAGCAGTTGGTGTTTATTTGGCAATCAGAGACCAGCAGAACCAGAGGATGTTTCTCCGGGAGCATCTCCGGGCAGGAATGCTTGCGGGAGGCTCAGTGGTACTCATGGGCCAGCGCGTGGGCCACCACACGGACCATCTTCTGCCAGGCGGCCTGGCACGCGGGGCTGAAGTCCTTGCCTAAGTGGGCGGCCAGGACGATGATGAGGATGTCACCCAGGAGCTGGCAATGGAGGGAGGAGAAGCCGTCAGCCCGGTGCTgcctcccacctccctccccaccatGGCACCGCCCGGGTGTCTGCGCGTGGACACGGGTTATTGGGGACTTCACCCCAAAGCAAGGATTGGACGTCTCACAGCCCTGTGCGGAGCACCAGGCTCCTTGCACAGCCGTGTCTCTGACAGGACTCACCAGGACACCTGATGTGCCGGATCCTCCTCCCCCAATACCTGCCTGAGCCTCCCTCTGCTTCCACTGGGTCGATCCTTTCCTTTCATACCCCCACCCACCCTCGCTTTCTCTTGGCTCCCACCCCCTcctgtttattttctctcccGGTTTAACCACTCCACCACAGCCAAGCTCAGCTCTTCCCTCCAAACCCTGTCTCAGTGTCTTCCCTTCTGGTCTCCTGTTGCTCCAAGACAACATTGCTTCCTCCTGCCACGTGTTCAACTCTGTGTTTCATCCCCATCCACCTcgcccacctgggtccctcctcTCACAGATCCCAGCCTCAAAATTCCTCTCTATTCTCCCCAGATAAGCCTCAtcactcccccttcccccccaccgcCCCTGCCCTCAGCAGGCTCCCAGGCTCTGGCAGCTTCAGGGTTTCTCTCTGGGTTTCACCAACTGTCAGACACCTCAGAGACCCCTAAAtccctccccagagcacagaATCCTCTGCCCGGCTGAGTCTGGACTCCAAGCAGGGCTCACCCTGAAGTTCTCAGGGTCCACGTGCAGCTTGTCACAGTGGAGTTTGCTCAGCTGAGCAAAACATTTCTTGATGTTGTCCAGGTTCTTGACGGCATCCCCAAAGGAGGTGAGCACTTTCTTGCCGTGGGCGCGGACCATGGGGTTGCCGATGATGGCGGTGGGGCTGGAGAGGTTCCCGAAGGAAGCGAAGAACCTCTGGGTCCAGGGGTAGACGATCAGCAGCCTGGGGAGAGGCGGAGGGACAcaagcagacacacagacacgtTAACGCTTCCAAACGCAATCGCCACAGTTTCTCTACCCCGGGGTCAGCCCAGCAGATGCCCCGGAGCGGGACCTACCTGGCCAGGGCCTCGGCACCATACTCGGCCACGTTGACCTTGCCCCAGAGGCCGGTGATGAGCTGCTTCTCCTCGGCTGTCCAGTGCACCATGGTGTCGAGCGGGAGGTTTTGCCTGGGGTTTCCCTGAACAGTGATGAGGAAGTGGAGCCGCAGTCTGCCCCAGGGATTTTTATACAGTAGTAACGGCTTGTCCTAATCTCAGTTCACGTAGCTATTGgttggggctggggagggagctgggctgcACAAGGAAAGATAGCAATTTTGGATGCTGTCCAAGGGGAAAAGAGGCCCTTTCTCCCCTCTGGCTTTGAGTGGACAAGCATCATCTCATCCCCATGCACTTGTACCTGCGGCCCCGCGCGCGGGAAGAGCTGCCTGCGTGGCTGTGGGCTCCCAGCGCCGCAGAGGCACCGCAGGCTGGGGGCTGAACACGCGGGTCAGACCCAGGAAGACGGGCAGTGACGTTCGAACAGTTTGCAGTCTCTACCTTGACCGTGTTTTCCGACTCTTGACGGCGCATTGGTGCCCTGCGCCCCTGGGGTTCATCCCAAACAGCTCTGAGCATCACCCACCCCAGCTCAAAGAGCCGGAGGCTTCCTGGGAAACAAGGATGGAATGATCACTCCCAAATCTGGGCCTCATGCTTTGAATGCAAGAGCCTTCTTTCTTGTTTGTCCTAACAAAGAGCTTCAGAGCTGTTGTCCATCGTCACCATCCAGCATCACTGTCCATGCTGCTCCAAGCCCAAGCTCTCCTATTTGCCATCTCTAGTGCAATTCCCTGTCCTCAGAGAAAGCGGATCCACCTCTGAGCCAGGGGTCTCACGAGCATGGTGCTGCCCCTGCCTTAGTCCTGCGAGGAAGCACAAGCCGGACACGTCACCCTCATGGTCAGGCCCACCTGATGCCCGTGGGAGTCTAGGACCAGGCTGTACTGAGCAAAACCAGGCCAACACTGCTCTTCTCTGCTAGTCTCCAGGAAGAGGAAAACACAGCatccattttattttacattttgaatGCCTCATTACTCTATGGAGCTGATGACCGTCCCTTAGACTAATAACTGGGTGGCTTTGGGGCACAGTTCTGAGCCTGACCAACTCAGAAATGGGGTGTACACCAAATAAAAGGCAGAACCAAATAGGGAACCATGCTTATTTTTTCAGACTGCTAGCAGAAATATGCAATAAAGCCTTGTCTGCATGGCAAACGTTGGATGGTTTTGCTATATCAGGCACCAGCACTGACGAACTCTTGAGCGCAGATGGTGGAAAAAAGAATTCTTTTGATATGTGGCATACATCATACCCCAAAAGCAATAACCTGTCCTGGCAAAGCGGCATTTCTACTATTGGTAGAGCTGTCCTGAT
Coding sequences within:
- the LOC141966870 gene encoding hemoglobin subunit beta, coding for MVHWSAEEKQLITGLWGKVNVAECGAEALARLLIVYPWTQRFFASFGNLSSPTAIIGNPMVRAHGKKVLTSFGDAVKNLDNIKNTFAQLSELHCDKLHVDPENFRLLGDILIIVLAAHFAKDFTPECQAAWQKLVRVVAHALARKYH
- the LOC141966852 gene encoding hemoglobin subunit beta-like, translated to MVHWTAEEKQLITGLWGKVNVAEYGAEALARLLIVYPWTQRFFASFGNLSSPTAIIGNPMVRAHGKKVLTSFGDAVKNLDNIKKCFAQLSKLHCDKLHVDPENFRLLGDILIIVLAAHLGKDFSPACQAAWQKMVRVVAHALAHEYH